A stretch of the Anaeromusa acidaminophila DSM 3853 genome encodes the following:
- a CDS encoding YitT family protein, whose protein sequence is MNKKENAWGPLTKRKISWRRVLAILIGSFLCGASLNLFVLPFHMLSGGVSGIAIILYYLLGTPVGVAIGIMNVPLLYAAYRWLSKDFFYSTLAGIVVFMAAVDVTGFLQQHSPTKDIFLASLYGGVFGGLGLGMVFRAGASTGGTDVVGMIAKKRYGMEIGTAAFAVNVVVVACGALLFGLEIGMYTLISMFVGSTVVDKVIEGFNRRKVLLIISQEREQIAKRILEELGRGATFLQARGAYTSESKDVLMVVISRAQIAHVKRFVDEADQGAFFMVIDTAEVIGRGFKRPGAL, encoded by the coding sequence ATGAACAAAAAAGAGAATGCTTGGGGACCTCTGACAAAACGGAAAATTTCCTGGCGCCGGGTACTGGCGATTCTCATAGGGTCGTTTCTTTGCGGGGCCTCGCTAAATTTATTTGTATTGCCTTTTCATATGCTCAGCGGAGGCGTCAGCGGTATTGCCATTATTTTATATTATCTCCTGGGGACGCCGGTAGGTGTGGCTATCGGTATTATGAATGTGCCTCTTTTATACGCAGCCTATCGCTGGCTTTCCAAGGATTTCTTTTATAGTACCTTGGCAGGCATTGTCGTATTCATGGCGGCTGTGGATGTTACCGGTTTTTTGCAGCAGCATAGTCCTACTAAGGATATTTTTTTAGCTTCCTTATATGGAGGCGTTTTTGGCGGTCTCGGTTTGGGCATGGTATTTCGCGCCGGCGCCTCTACGGGAGGTACGGATGTAGTCGGAATGATTGCTAAAAAACGCTATGGTATGGAGATCGGTACGGCGGCATTTGCTGTCAATGTGGTAGTGGTGGCCTGTGGGGCGCTGTTGTTCGGCCTGGAAATTGGTATGTATACGCTCATTTCCATGTTTGTGGGCAGTACAGTAGTAGATAAAGTCATTGAAGGCTTTAACCGACGGAAGGTGCTGCTCATTATTTCACAAGAACGAGAACAGATTGCGAAACGCATTTTAGAAGAATTAGGCAGAGGGGCTACTTTCTTGCAGGCGCGCGGTGCGTATACCAGTGAAAGCAAGGATGTGCTCATGGTAGTCATTTCCCGAGCGCAAATCGCCCATGTGAAGCGTTTTGTGGATGAAGCGGACCAGGGCGCTTTCTTTATGGTCATTGATACGGCGGAAGTGATTGGCCGAGGCTTTAAGCGTCCCGGGGCGCTTTAA
- the dat gene encoding D-amino-acid transaminase has translation MKALGYIDGRIVELDQEVVLLEDRGYQFGDGVYEVTKVHQGRLIAFEAHMFRLYRSLRELRIPVTYTMEEFQEMHEQLIRESGIADGAIYLQLTRGAAPRSHAFPKQSCPVLTMTIRPQAQTEEDVHLQGVSALVLDDIRWLRCDIKSLNLLPNILGKQEAKEAGCYEAVLVRDGKITEGTSSNCFVVKDEVLWTHPLNNLILPGITRQIVLDRIAKPLGLAVLEKAVTPEFAYGADEVFLTGTSTEVMPIVKLGRQTIGNGKPGALTLRLLAEYRKLVQEGI, from the coding sequence ATGAAGGCTTTGGGGTATATTGACGGACGTATTGTGGAATTAGATCAAGAAGTAGTGTTGTTGGAAGATCGGGGCTATCAATTTGGCGATGGTGTGTATGAAGTTACCAAAGTTCACCAGGGGCGATTGATTGCTTTTGAAGCGCATATGTTTCGCTTATATCGTTCGTTACGAGAATTGCGCATTCCAGTCACCTATACTATGGAAGAATTTCAAGAGATGCACGAGCAGTTAATACGGGAAAGCGGCATTGCTGATGGCGCCATCTACTTGCAACTTACGCGAGGAGCAGCGCCGCGAAGTCATGCTTTTCCTAAACAGAGCTGTCCGGTTCTCACGATGACTATTCGCCCGCAGGCGCAGACGGAGGAGGATGTGCATCTGCAAGGTGTTTCGGCGCTGGTATTGGACGACATCCGTTGGCTGCGCTGCGATATTAAATCCTTGAACTTATTGCCGAACATCCTCGGTAAACAAGAAGCGAAAGAGGCTGGCTGCTATGAGGCCGTGCTGGTGCGAGACGGGAAAATTACGGAAGGTACGTCAAGCAACTGTTTTGTCGTTAAGGATGAAGTGTTATGGACGCATCCTTTGAATAATTTGATCTTGCCAGGTATTACCCGGCAGATTGTCTTAGACCGAATTGCTAAACCTTTAGGCCTCGCCGTTTTGGAGAAAGCCGTTACCCCTGAATTTGCTTATGGAGCGGATGAAGTCTTTTTAACAGGAACCAGCACAGAAGTGATGCCTATAGTCAAGCTGGGTCGGCAAACAATCGGGAATGGCAAGCCGGGAGCGCTCACCTTACGGTTGCTAGCGGAATATCGGAAGCTGGTCCAAGAAGGAATTTGA
- a CDS encoding DNA polymerase III subunit alpha produces the protein MSKVPFTHLHVHTEYSLLDGASRIKNLVARAKELGMTSLAITDHGTMYGVVDFYKEAKKQGIHPVIGCEVYVAPRSRQEKASVDGEYAYHLVLLAENEVGYRNLVELVSKGYCEGFYYKPRIDHEILATYKEGIIALSACLAGEIPAALLRGQEEKAESLAREYLELFGPEHFYMELQDHGMPEQKELNPLLAALAAKLGISLVATNDLHYVEKKDSESHDVLMCIQMGKTVDEEGRMRFPSDEFYLKSGEEMAALFNAYPAALANTCRIAERCQVDFDFEHFHLPQFPLPEGTTADAYLAQLCEERLPRRYAEETAEVRERLQYELGVIKQMGYSSYFLIVWDFINYAKEQKIAVGPGRGSAAGSIVAFLLGITDIDPLRYGLLFERFLNPERVSMPDIDIDFCYVRRGEVIDYVSRRYGSDRVAQIITFGTMAAKAAIRDVGRALNLSYSEVDRIAKMVPGELGITLKRALETSPPLREAYEGEETVRKLLDLAMALEGLPRHASTHAAGLVIAKEPLTHLVPLQHSSEGFLTTQYDKDRVEEIGLLKMDLLGLRTLTVIGDTLELAAKNRGVQVDLETIPLDDAATCAMLASGDTAGVFQVESSGMTNLVKELRPERFEDLIPLVALYRPGPLGSGMVTDFINGRHGRKEVTYMHPWLEPILKDTFGVILYQEQVMQIASTLAGFSLGQADLLRRAMGKKKHSVLEAQKENFLKGAAAKGLDTSLAKDVFELMSHFADYGFNKSHSAAYALVTYQTAYLKAHFPHEFMAATLTSIMGASDKVGHYIEECRRMGIAVLPPDVNASESRFSVDGDAIRFGLSAVKNVGEGAIESVMAARAAEGPFASLVDFCSRVDMRLVNKRVMESLIKCGAFDSTGAKRSQLLAVLDRAVDVGAGCQRDAQSGQLGLFGEEELAETCSLELPDLPELPMPQLIALEKEMTGFYITGHPLEPFRQQLASLTSLEELQAQPADGKKIRIGGMVAAAKRISTRNGDMMCFVALEDFTRQMEVVVFPRVFHQSMPLLVPDTPVIVQGKVSVSEEGVKVLAERISLLTEQPNEVRLQLRKEQETPSVFEALRAVFSRNHGSCRVLLHLVDSRRVITTEERFWIEATPQTLEELERVLGTGSVHTA, from the coding sequence ATGTCCAAGGTACCGTTTACGCACTTGCATGTGCATACTGAATATAGCTTGCTTGACGGCGCTAGCCGTATTAAAAATCTGGTAGCCAGGGCCAAGGAACTGGGCATGACATCGTTGGCGATTACCGATCATGGGACCATGTACGGGGTCGTTGATTTCTATAAAGAAGCGAAAAAACAGGGCATTCACCCTGTAATTGGCTGCGAAGTCTATGTGGCGCCGCGCTCGCGGCAGGAAAAAGCCAGCGTGGATGGTGAATACGCGTATCATTTGGTGCTGTTGGCGGAAAATGAAGTTGGTTACCGTAATTTAGTAGAATTGGTGTCTAAAGGCTATTGTGAAGGCTTTTACTATAAGCCGCGTATCGATCATGAGATATTGGCGACTTATAAGGAAGGAATCATAGCCTTAAGCGCCTGCCTGGCGGGGGAGATTCCGGCGGCATTGCTGCGCGGTCAAGAGGAAAAAGCAGAGTCTCTGGCGCGGGAATACCTGGAGCTTTTTGGGCCGGAGCATTTTTACATGGAGCTGCAGGATCACGGTATGCCGGAGCAAAAGGAACTCAATCCGCTCTTGGCGGCTTTGGCGGCCAAGCTGGGTATTTCTTTGGTAGCAACGAATGATTTGCATTATGTAGAGAAAAAAGACAGCGAAAGCCATGACGTGCTTATGTGCATCCAAATGGGCAAGACCGTGGATGAGGAAGGTCGGATGCGTTTTCCCAGCGATGAATTCTACTTGAAAAGCGGCGAAGAAATGGCGGCGCTCTTTAACGCATATCCGGCAGCGCTAGCCAATACCTGCCGTATCGCCGAGCGCTGCCAGGTGGATTTCGATTTCGAACATTTTCATTTGCCGCAATTCCCATTACCGGAAGGTACGACGGCGGACGCGTATTTGGCCCAGCTTTGCGAAGAACGGCTTCCCCGAAGATATGCTGAAGAAACAGCGGAAGTTCGGGAGCGTTTGCAGTATGAACTGGGTGTTATTAAGCAAATGGGGTATTCCAGCTATTTTTTGATTGTCTGGGATTTTATTAACTATGCGAAGGAACAGAAAATTGCCGTAGGCCCAGGCCGCGGCAGCGCCGCAGGCAGCATTGTCGCTTTCTTGCTGGGTATTACCGATATTGATCCCCTACGGTATGGTTTACTTTTTGAACGTTTTTTGAACCCAGAGCGAGTCAGCATGCCTGATATTGATATTGACTTTTGCTATGTGCGCCGAGGCGAAGTCATTGATTATGTATCCAGGCGTTATGGCAGTGATCGGGTGGCGCAGATTATTACCTTCGGGACGATGGCGGCGAAGGCGGCTATTCGCGACGTGGGGCGGGCTCTGAACTTATCTTATAGCGAAGTAGACCGGATCGCCAAGATGGTTCCCGGCGAGCTGGGGATTACCCTGAAGCGCGCCTTGGAAACCAGCCCTCCTTTACGAGAAGCCTATGAAGGCGAAGAGACCGTTCGGAAGCTGTTGGATTTGGCGATGGCGCTGGAGGGGCTGCCTCGACATGCCTCTACTCACGCGGCAGGGCTTGTGATTGCCAAAGAACCCCTGACGCATCTGGTTCCGCTGCAGCATTCTTCCGAAGGTTTTTTAACTACGCAGTATGACAAAGACCGCGTAGAAGAAATCGGCTTGTTGAAAATGGACCTTTTGGGCTTGCGTACGCTGACGGTAATTGGCGATACCCTAGAGCTGGCGGCTAAAAACAGAGGCGTTCAAGTCGACTTAGAAACCATTCCCCTGGATGATGCCGCCACTTGCGCCATGCTGGCTAGCGGCGATACGGCTGGCGTGTTTCAGGTGGAGTCGTCCGGCATGACGAATTTGGTAAAGGAACTTCGGCCGGAACGCTTTGAGGATTTAATTCCGCTTGTGGCGCTCTATCGGCCAGGTCCTTTAGGCAGCGGCATGGTTACTGATTTTATCAATGGTCGTCACGGGCGCAAAGAAGTGACCTATATGCATCCCTGGCTGGAGCCTATCTTAAAAGACACCTTTGGGGTTATTTTGTATCAGGAACAGGTTATGCAAATTGCGTCCACCTTGGCTGGCTTCAGTCTGGGGCAGGCCGATTTGCTGCGGCGCGCCATGGGCAAAAAAAAGCACTCCGTTCTGGAAGCGCAGAAGGAGAACTTTTTGAAGGGCGCAGCCGCCAAAGGGCTTGATACTTCCCTGGCGAAAGACGTCTTTGAGTTGATGTCCCATTTTGCAGACTACGGCTTTAATAAATCCCATAGCGCTGCGTATGCGCTGGTTACGTACCAGACGGCATACTTGAAAGCGCATTTTCCTCATGAATTTATGGCGGCTACTTTGACCAGTATTATGGGGGCCAGTGATAAAGTCGGCCATTATATTGAGGAATGCCGACGCATGGGCATTGCTGTTTTGCCGCCGGATGTCAACGCCAGTGAGAGCCGGTTCAGCGTTGATGGCGACGCCATTCGTTTTGGATTGTCAGCCGTAAAAAACGTCGGCGAAGGAGCGATCGAAAGCGTTATGGCGGCTCGAGCGGCAGAAGGACCGTTTGCGTCGCTGGTTGATTTTTGCAGTCGCGTAGATATGCGTCTTGTCAATAAGCGCGTAATGGAAAGCCTGATTAAATGCGGCGCTTTTGATTCTACAGGCGCTAAACGTTCGCAATTACTGGCGGTGTTGGATCGAGCGGTGGATGTGGGAGCCGGTTGTCAGCGTGATGCTCAGAGCGGACAACTGGGGTTGTTTGGAGAGGAAGAACTGGCGGAAACGTGCTCCTTGGAATTGCCGGATTTGCCGGAGCTGCCGATGCCGCAGTTGATTGCCCTCGAAAAGGAAATGACCGGCTTTTATATCACTGGTCATCCTTTGGAACCGTTTCGGCAGCAATTGGCCTCCCTGACTTCTTTAGAGGAACTGCAGGCGCAGCCAGCGGATGGAAAAAAAATACGCATCGGCGGCATGGTGGCGGCGGCCAAACGGATCAGCACGCGTAATGGGGATATGATGTGTTTTGTAGCGCTGGAGGATTTTACAAGGCAGATGGAAGTAGTGGTCTTTCCCCGCGTTTTTCACCAATCCATGCCTCTTCTTGTGCCGGATACGCCGGTGATTGTGCAAGGGAAGGTTAGTGTGAGTGAAGAAGGAGTGAAAGTGCTGGCCGAGCGGATAAGTCTTTTGACGGAACAACCGAATGAAGTGCGGCTGCAACTGCGAAAGGAGCAAGAGACTCCGTCTGTATTTGAGGCGTTGCGAGCGGTTTTTTCTCGAAATCATGGCTCGTGCCGCGTACTGTTGCATTTAGTGGATAGCCGCAGAGTTATTACGACAGAAGAGCGATTTTGGATTGAAGCAACGCCCCAGACCTTGGAGGAGCTGGAGCGGGTATTGGGGACAGGAAGCGTTCATACCGCATGA
- a CDS encoding DMT family transporter translates to MRRAWGLELALWMVVLIWAGNYIVGKIGMREFLPQIFTCLRFAIATPLMYLVLFWREGKLSFGQVPWGRCLLVGAVGVAIYQTLFIAALKYTTATTVALMLGLSPISTAFVAAFLGYERLRRQMVAGCLLALLGLIFVLGAAGGSWGFREETLFGDMLALAAGVLWGVYPVLMLPILQRGSGLWATCHTSLAGTLLLLAATAGDLWLFPWETVTLAGWGALLYAAIPVTVISLLLWYYGIERLGSNQVMVYMYLVTPLALLLAVWLLGEQLSWLQGLGAVLVLAGVFLAKRQI, encoded by the coding sequence GTGCGTCGCGCTTGGGGCTTGGAATTGGCTTTGTGGATGGTTGTACTTATTTGGGCGGGAAATTATATTGTAGGTAAAATCGGCATGCGTGAGTTCTTGCCGCAGATTTTTACTTGCTTGCGCTTTGCTATTGCGACGCCGCTGATGTATCTTGTTTTGTTCTGGCGTGAAGGCAAACTGTCTTTTGGGCAGGTCCCTTGGGGGCGCTGCCTTTTGGTGGGAGCGGTGGGGGTTGCCATCTACCAGACGCTGTTTATTGCCGCCTTAAAATACACGACGGCGACTACAGTGGCTTTAATGTTGGGGTTATCTCCTATTTCAACGGCCTTTGTAGCTGCATTTTTAGGGTATGAACGCTTGAGAAGACAGATGGTGGCCGGTTGTTTGCTGGCTCTTCTGGGCCTTATCTTTGTGTTGGGAGCCGCTGGCGGCAGTTGGGGCTTTCGGGAAGAGACTCTTTTTGGGGATATGCTGGCTTTGGCGGCGGGGGTGCTGTGGGGCGTTTATCCAGTGCTTATGCTGCCCATACTTCAAAGAGGCTCCGGCTTGTGGGCGACCTGCCATACTTCTTTGGCGGGGACCTTGCTATTGCTTGCGGCAACAGCTGGAGACTTATGGTTGTTTCCTTGGGAAACGGTTACCTTGGCAGGTTGGGGAGCGCTTCTTTATGCAGCTATTCCGGTGACGGTGATCAGTTTGCTTTTGTGGTATTATGGTATTGAGCGCCTGGGCTCGAACCAGGTGATGGTGTATATGTATTTGGTGACGCCGTTAGCCTTACTGCTTGCGGTGTGGCTGCTAGGAGAGCAGCTAAGCTGGTTGCAGGGGTTGGGGGCAGTGCTCGTTTTGGCTGGGGTCTTTTTGGCTAAGCGCCAGATTTGA
- a CDS encoding FAD-binding protein, whose amino-acid sequence MAVKIRTDQCSGCGACLQACFFAALDLKDGKVSVEEGLCTSCGACVSACSLDAIEQAVLKKEAKDSAAGRDIWVYIEGNGPDDLRSVSLELLGVGRALADAAGQSLAAVVCSDGTQEWEPFLFAYGADLVYNAIAPGLQPYTTDGHASALSSLAAEHKPAALLLGATANGRDLAPRVAARLQTGLTADCTSVAYQEDSGRIVWTRPAFSGNIMATIVSDKYPQMGTVRPGIFKRPRQQPGRSGSSVRQEVLLPSLAAKILEFRPGKMAAVKLEEASVIIAGGRGMGSAENFQLLQQLADAMGGVVAASRAAVDAGWQSHVVQVGQSGKAVGPKLYLACGISGAVQHLAGIGGADIVVAVNKDPDAPIFRMADIGIVGDVLEIIPALIRAVEESKRG is encoded by the coding sequence ATGGCAGTGAAGATTCGGACGGATCAGTGCAGCGGCTGTGGCGCCTGTTTGCAAGCCTGCTTTTTTGCCGCCTTGGACTTGAAAGACGGCAAAGTCAGCGTGGAAGAAGGACTTTGTACTTCTTGCGGCGCTTGTGTATCAGCTTGCTCTTTAGATGCAATTGAGCAAGCCGTGTTAAAAAAAGAGGCGAAGGACTCGGCGGCAGGGCGAGACATTTGGGTATATATAGAGGGAAATGGACCGGATGATCTGCGCAGTGTTTCATTGGAACTTTTGGGAGTCGGTCGGGCGTTGGCTGATGCCGCTGGGCAGAGCTTGGCGGCTGTTGTCTGTTCGGATGGAACCCAGGAATGGGAACCCTTTCTTTTTGCTTACGGCGCAGATTTGGTTTACAATGCGATAGCGCCCGGCTTGCAGCCGTATACTACAGATGGGCATGCAAGCGCTCTGAGCAGCTTAGCGGCAGAGCATAAGCCAGCAGCCCTTCTTTTGGGCGCTACGGCCAATGGGCGGGATTTGGCGCCTCGGGTTGCAGCAAGACTGCAAACTGGGTTGACCGCAGATTGCACCAGTGTGGCCTATCAAGAGGATTCGGGGCGAATTGTTTGGACGCGGCCGGCTTTTAGCGGTAACATTATGGCAACCATTGTCAGCGATAAATATCCGCAAATGGGAACAGTGCGGCCTGGAATTTTTAAGCGGCCCAGGCAACAACCGGGACGAAGCGGTTCTTCCGTTCGTCAAGAAGTGCTCTTGCCGTCGCTGGCGGCGAAAATCTTAGAATTTCGACCTGGAAAGATGGCGGCAGTCAAGCTGGAGGAAGCTTCGGTTATTATTGCCGGAGGCCGAGGCATGGGCAGTGCTGAAAATTTTCAATTGCTGCAGCAGTTGGCTGACGCTATGGGTGGTGTTGTAGCCGCCTCCAGGGCGGCGGTAGATGCGGGCTGGCAATCGCATGTGGTCCAAGTGGGCCAAAGCGGTAAAGCCGTTGGACCTAAACTGTATCTTGCATGTGGAATTTCCGGTGCGGTGCAGCATTTGGCTGGCATTGGCGGCGCCGATATTGTGGTGGCTGTGAACAAAGATCCGGATGCTCCCATTTTTCGCATGGCCGACATTGGTATTGTGGGAGATGTGTTGGAAATCATCCCGGCGTTGATTCGGGCAGTGGAAGAGAGCAAAAGAGGCTGA
- a CDS encoding putative signal transducing protein yields MWTVIYIATNRAQAEQLKELLCQEGILANIRPAGAMAAANDGLHEILVLESEADEAHAILCEHAIK; encoded by the coding sequence ATGTGGACTGTCATTTATATTGCCACAAACCGTGCTCAGGCGGAACAACTGAAAGAGTTGCTGTGCCAAGAAGGAATTTTGGCCAACATCCGGCCTGCGGGTGCCATGGCAGCCGCCAATGACGGCTTGCATGAGATTCTGGTTCTTGAATCGGAAGCGGACGAGGCGCATGCTATTTTATGCGAGCATGCAATCAAGTAA
- a CDS encoding electron transfer flavoprotein subunit beta/FixA family protein — protein MKILVCVKQVPDTTEVRIDRETNTLQREDVPSILNPFDRHALEAALRVKECCGGTVSVLTMGPLQAQEVLKECLALGADEAVLLSDKAFAGADTLATSRTLAAAISKLGPTELIFCGKQAIDGDTAQVGPELAEHLNMAQVTCVSGLEVFPEQQRLIAEREVEDGHEVLELPFPAVLTISKCLNEPRYPSIKGRLRANKTPIPILNLEDLGLRAEETGLQGSPTRVVRIFAPETRKGGEVIQGMAPRQAADLLAIRLKQAGVF, from the coding sequence GTGAAAATACTAGTTTGCGTTAAGCAAGTGCCTGATACGACAGAAGTGCGCATCGATAGAGAGACTAATACTTTACAGCGAGAGGATGTCCCTAGCATACTTAATCCTTTTGACCGTCACGCCTTAGAAGCGGCGTTGCGCGTGAAGGAATGCTGCGGCGGCACGGTGAGCGTTTTGACCATGGGCCCGTTGCAGGCGCAGGAAGTGCTGAAAGAGTGTTTGGCCTTGGGCGCGGACGAAGCGGTATTGCTCAGTGATAAGGCCTTTGCCGGAGCTGATACTCTAGCCACAAGCCGGACGCTGGCGGCTGCTATTAGCAAACTGGGGCCGACAGAACTCATTTTCTGTGGCAAACAAGCGATTGACGGCGATACGGCGCAGGTGGGGCCGGAACTGGCTGAACATTTAAATATGGCGCAAGTTACCTGCGTGTCCGGTTTGGAAGTGTTCCCGGAACAACAACGGTTGATTGCTGAAAGGGAAGTAGAGGACGGACATGAAGTGTTGGAGCTTCCTTTTCCTGCCGTTCTGACTATATCAAAATGCTTAAACGAGCCACGCTATCCCAGTATCAAAGGACGCCTGCGGGCGAATAAAACACCGATTCCCATTCTGAATCTGGAAGATTTAGGGCTGCGAGCAGAAGAAACAGGCTTGCAGGGATCTCCGACACGGGTTGTGCGAATTTTTGCCCCGGAAACTCGCAAAGGGGGCGAAGTCATTCAAGGAATGGCTCCCCGTCAAGCTGCTGATTTGCTGGCCATTCGATTAAAACAAGCTGGTGTCTTCTGA
- a CDS encoding M48 family metallopeptidase: MKQWLVEQQALSLQISRRAGSKHIRLRFLPDGTLSVTLPWHCPTDRLRQVLENQEDWLSQQLAARQAQQQTDCCLFQGSWYRLQETEQLPRNTFVFLDAPFLKTTPASLEIRNLHLRQWYYHEAQTCFTKLIQQWSARLRVSVQRLSIREQRTRWGSCSSKKNVNLNWRLILAPLPIIEYVVVHELCHMHIPNHSRLFWEELQSHLPDGLARRNWLNLYGQGLLAQPPHR, translated from the coding sequence ATGAAACAATGGCTGGTGGAGCAGCAGGCTCTCTCTTTGCAAATCTCTCGGCGCGCGGGCAGCAAGCATATCCGTTTGCGTTTTTTGCCTGACGGTACGCTGAGCGTTACTTTGCCCTGGCACTGTCCAACCGACCGCTTGCGCCAAGTGCTTGAAAATCAGGAGGATTGGTTGTCCCAGCAGCTAGCCGCACGCCAAGCGCAGCAACAAACTGACTGCTGCCTCTTCCAAGGCAGTTGGTATCGCCTGCAGGAAACAGAGCAATTGCCGCGCAACACTTTCGTCTTCCTAGACGCGCCTTTTCTTAAAACAACGCCTGCTTCACTGGAAATAAGAAACCTTCACTTACGACAATGGTATTATCATGAAGCGCAAACTTGTTTCACAAAACTTATACAACAATGGAGCGCCCGCCTGAGAGTTTCCGTACAACGACTAAGCATCCGCGAACAACGTACCCGTTGGGGCAGTTGTTCCAGCAAAAAAAACGTCAATCTCAATTGGCGTCTCATTTTGGCCCCTTTGCCGATTATTGAATATGTAGTAGTGCACGAACTATGCCATATGCACATCCCTAATCATTCCCGTCTCTTCTGGGAAGAATTGCAGAGCCATTTGCCGGACGGTCTCGCCCGCCGCAATTGGCTCAATCTCTACGGACAGGGACTGCTTGCCCAGCCGCCGCACCGTTAG
- a CDS encoding acyltransferase — protein MAKIHLFSLEATRGIAMLGVVGIHTGAFSLSYAQPDIHLFALLEIASRFSVPIFFFISAFGLFLNDDLEQPFQYGRFLIRRLRTVLVPYLTWSLLYMTHYTYTSGDDHIWDDPFLQSYFLFGLGSYQLYFLVILLWFYLFMPLWRPLVRQLSGKRIWLLPCLFFLQMAFNYWSYALFRPHEEDYWLNLLLQYRLSYWPWHYVFLFLLGGVCAVRVSQFRKLLQRYFSSLSFAALASLGLLLGYYYILVLQLSYSLEDAVNAAQQLSPPGMLYTLGATFWLFALFDRPLPGSLSWLLSLLGRHSYFVYLVHPFFMYYAMEWLTDASLELTPERIPLFFLWAAGGSLCAAIAFRFLSRFIPGLSWILTGSGSRR, from the coding sequence ATGGCCAAAATACACTTATTTTCTCTAGAAGCCACTAGAGGCATTGCTATGCTTGGAGTAGTCGGCATTCACACAGGCGCTTTTTCTCTTTCCTATGCGCAGCCGGATATTCATCTGTTCGCCCTGTTGGAAATCGCCAGCCGTTTTAGCGTACCTATCTTTTTTTTCATTTCCGCCTTCGGCTTATTTTTAAACGATGACTTGGAGCAACCTTTTCAATACGGGCGCTTTCTGATTCGGCGTCTGCGGACCGTTCTGGTTCCCTATCTTACCTGGTCTCTTCTCTATATGACACACTATACTTACACAAGCGGCGACGATCACATCTGGGATGATCCTTTTTTACAATCTTATTTCCTCTTTGGCTTAGGATCCTATCAACTATATTTTTTGGTCATCTTGCTTTGGTTTTATCTCTTCATGCCTTTGTGGCGTCCTCTAGTGCGCCAGCTATCCGGCAAAAGGATCTGGCTGCTTCCCTGCCTTTTTTTTCTGCAGATGGCCTTCAACTATTGGTCCTACGCCCTCTTCCGTCCGCATGAAGAAGATTACTGGCTGAATTTACTTCTCCAATACCGCCTCAGTTACTGGCCGTGGCATTATGTATTTCTCTTTTTACTAGGAGGTGTTTGCGCCGTCCGTGTATCTCAATTTCGCAAGCTCCTGCAACGATATTTTTCATCCCTGTCTTTTGCCGCTTTGGCTTCTTTGGGCCTATTGCTTGGCTACTACTACATACTGGTCCTTCAGTTGTCTTATTCTCTGGAAGACGCCGTCAATGCCGCGCAGCAGCTCAGCCCCCCCGGCATGCTGTATACCCTTGGCGCCACCTTTTGGCTCTTCGCCCTCTTTGATCGTCCCCTGCCCGGCTCGCTCTCCTGGCTCCTTTCCCTTTTGGGACGGCATTCTTACTTCGTATACCTCGTACATCCTTTTTTTATGTACTATGCCATGGAATGGCTTACCGACGCTTCGCTGGAACTGACTCCTGAACGCATTCCTCTCTTTTTCCTCTGGGCTGCCGGCGGCAGTCTCTGCGCCGCCATAGCCTTTCGTTTTCTCAGCCGCTTTATCCCCGGCCTCTCCTGGATTCTCACCGGTTCTGGATCTCGTCGATGA
- a CDS encoding YdcF family protein — protein MKTYKKITSLLLTAVVFFLLIGEALVLKDAFSETPVPSQAILILGTRVYGQDPGPMLQLRLEKALTLYRQGYAPYIVTSGGQGADEGISEAAAMRNYLVARGVPAAAIFLEDKSTSTYENLRNSAAILREKELNQVIVVTNRSHVFRSLYLARLHGLDASGGAAPMNDRPLASAYQFFREGVAVLSLMRYERFLSPIPAPAPPRSGALLQSKIALLS, from the coding sequence ATGAAGACTTATAAAAAAATCACATCTCTATTACTCACTGCGGTTGTATTTTTCTTGCTCATCGGCGAGGCCTTAGTTCTAAAAGACGCTTTCTCGGAAACACCTGTTCCCAGCCAGGCGATTCTCATTCTCGGAACCCGCGTCTACGGGCAAGATCCAGGACCGATGCTGCAGCTGCGTTTAGAAAAAGCCCTGACTTTATATCGCCAGGGCTATGCTCCATACATCGTGACCAGCGGCGGTCAAGGAGCTGATGAAGGCATTAGCGAAGCCGCCGCCATGCGTAACTATCTAGTGGCCCGCGGCGTTCCCGCCGCCGCTATTTTTTTAGAGGACAAATCCACAAGCACTTATGAGAACCTGCGCAACAGCGCTGCTATTCTTCGAGAAAAAGAATTGAACCAGGTAATCGTCGTCACCAATCGTTCTCATGTTTTCCGTTCCTTATATTTAGCCCGCCTTCACGGACTCGACGCTAGCGGAGGCGCCGCGCCCATGAACGACCGGCCTCTCGCCTCGGCATATCAGTTCTTTCGAGAAGGGGTTGCTGTCCTTTCACTCATGCGGTATGAACGCTTCCTGTCCCCAATACCCGCTCCAGCTCCTCCAAGGTCTGGGGCGTTGCTTCAATCCAAAATCGCTCTTCTGTCGTAA